In one window of Miscanthus floridulus cultivar M001 chromosome 12, ASM1932011v1, whole genome shotgun sequence DNA:
- the LOC136496234 gene encoding probable carboxylesterase Os04g0669600: MAAAAERPSAGGFVLCLHGSGGSGDERGAQVAPYFSAPDTASSVRLSFPTAPTASIPLLRQRSSCGNESVRHFLLWDEPRSGSVPLNKSFAEKVSSDARKAYPTLGHSMVDEELQYFQQWILNCLGMTVSGATETARPSSSSNHTDPQ; encoded by the exons atggcggcggcggcggagcgccCCTCGGCCGGCGGCTTCGTGCTGTGTCTGCACGGCTCAGGCGGGTCGGGCGATGAGAGAGGCGCGCAGGTCGCGCCCTACTTCTCCGCCCCGGACACCGCCTCCTCCGTCCGGCTGTCCTTCCCCACCGCGCCCACGGCTTCCATCCCCCTGCTACG ACAAAGAAGTAGCTGCGGGAACGAGTCCGTCAGACATTTTCTTTTGTGGGATGAGCCAAGGAG TGGTTCAGTTCCACTGAATAAATCGTTCGCTGAAAAGGTGTCATCTGACGCTAGAAAG GCTTATCCTACCCTTGGACATTCAATGGTTGATGAAGAGCTCCAGTACTTTCAGCAATGGATCCTGAATTGTCTAGGGATGACTGTCTCTGGAGCAACTGAAACCGCAAGGCCATCGTCGTCGTCTAACCACACGGATCCCCAATAG
- the LOC136497917 gene encoding uncharacterized protein isoform X2, which yields MTRERAYFEASTLREHGRLCPEHTPEVYHFDRAMSLMGMRYIEPPHIILRKGLIAGVEYPLLADHMSDYMAKTLFFTSLLYNNSTDHKKGVAKYSANAEMCRLTEQVVFSDPYRVSKFNRWTSPYLDKDAEAVREDDELKLEAAELKSMFIERAQALIHGDLHTASIMVTTGSTQIIDSEFGFYGPMGYHIGAFLGNLILAYYAQNGHADQANDRKAYKKWILKAIEESWNLFQKKFIELWNKHKEGNGEAYLPDIYNNSKLLSVAQKKYMTNLFHDGLGFGSAKMISWFGQSQFAVESSLEHGGYDVALRGGGRTETRFTIFSSRSLPSRSRAASSSPSLSSDSDRWEGAHARRGVRWLRGVAARAGRLRPRQRVHRRPLLRGRLQRRPLVLPPPRPPPPLHATVACACLRGSTSTTRPLLRNEEDVLRDVQIVHTMIDREIAAGTDPGDVFVFGLSQGGALSIASVLLYPKALGGCAVFGGFLPFDSSSFAARLTDEAKKTPVLWIHGGADSLIPVQEGRDGVKFLRGLGMSCEFKEYDRLGHTPAPYELEHCERWASEIAVGEGKHGHGRQGPGEKGGRQGTATGTRSKSKFLLFCGVFNLFSK from the exons ATGACGCGGGAGCGCGCCTACTTCGAGGCCTCCACGCTGCGTGAGCACGGCCGCCTGTGCCCGGAGCACACCCCCGAGGTGTACCACTTCGACCGGGCCATGTCGCTGATGGGGATGCGCTACATCGAGCCCCCGCACATCATCCTCCGCAAGGGCCTCATCGCCGGCGTCGAGTACCCGCTGCTCGCTGACCACATGTCCGATTACATGGCCAAGACGCTCTTCTTCACCTCCCTCCTCTATAACAACAGCACGGATCATAAGAAAGGAG TTGCTAAGTACTCTGCGAACGCGGAGATGTGTAGGCTCACGGAGCAAGTTGTGTTCTCGGATCCATACCGCGTCTCCAAATTTAATCGGTGGACCTCGCCTTATCTTGACAAAGATGCTGAGGCAGTTCGAGAGGATGATGAGCTCAAGTTGGAAGCGGCTGAATTGAAATCGAT GTTTATCGAGAGAGCTCAGGCTCTGATTCATGGAGATCTCCACACTGCTTCTATCATGGTGACCACAGGTTCAACTCAAATCATTGATTCAGAGTTTGGGTTCTATGGGCCAATGGGTTATCACATTGGAGCCTTCCTTGGAAACCTGATTTTGGCATACTATGCACAGAATGGGCATGCTGATCAAGCGAACGATCGTAAA GCTTACAAGAAATGGATCTTGAAGGCAATTGAAGAGTCGTGGAATTTGTTCCAGAAAAAGTTCATTGAACTATGGAATAAACACAAAGAAGGGAATGGGGAGGCGTACCTGCCTGATATATACAACAACTCAAAGCTTTTGAGTGTTGCTCAGAAGAAGTACATGACAAACCTATTCCATGATGGCCTTGGGTTTGGTTCGGCCAAAATGATCAG TTGGTTTGGTCAAAGTCAATTCGCCGTGGAAAGTTCACTTGAGCATGGTGGCTATGATGTTGCTTTACGGGGAGGAGGACGAACCGAGACTAGATTCACCATCTTCTCCTCTCGATCGCTGCCCTCAAGATCAAGGGCTGCGTCGTCGTCTCCGTCCCTGAGCTCAGACTCAGACAGATGGGAAGGAGCGCACGCGCGCCGCGGGGTCCGGTGGCTTCGTGGTGTGGCTGCACGGGCTGGGCGACTGCGGCCGCGCCAACGAGTTCATCGCCGACCACTTCTCCGCGGCCGCCTTCAGCGACGCCCGCTGGTCCTTCCCCCACCGCGCCCACCGCCCCCGTTACATGCAACC GTGGCATGCGCATGCCTTCGTGGTTCGACATCCACGACACGCCCATTACTTCG GAATGAGGAGGATGTGCTGAGAGATGTCCAGATCGTGCACACTATGATCGACAGGGAAATCGCGGCCGGGACAGACCCGGGAGACGTGTTCGTGTTTGGGCTCAGCCAAGGAG GTGCCCTGAGCATAGCAAGCGTGCTGCTCTACCCTAAGGCTCTGGGCGGCTGCGCAGTCTTCGGTGGCTTCCTCCCCTTCGACTCCTCCTCCTTTGCTGCCAGGTTGACAGACGAAGCAAAGAAG ACGCCTGTTTTGTGGATCCACGGGGGAGCCGATTCGCTGATCCCGGTCCAGGAAGGGCGAGACGGGGTGAAGTTCCTGCGAGGACTCGGCATGAGCTGCGAGTTCAAG GAATACGACAGGCTCGGGCACACACCGGCGCCGTACGAACTGGAGCACTGCGAGCGGTGGGCGTCGGAGATCGCTGTGGGCGAGGGCAAGCATGGGCACGGACGACAAGGCCCTGGGGAGAAGGGTGGCCGTCAGGGGACGGCGACGGGGACGAGGAGCAAGAGCAAGTTTTTGTTGTTCTGCGGGGTTTTCAACCTCTTCTCCAAATAG
- the LOC136497917 gene encoding methylthioribose kinase 2-like isoform X6 codes for MTRERAYFEASTLREHGRLCPEHTPEVYHFDRAMSLMGMRYIEPPHIILRKGLIAGVEYPLLADHMSDYMAKTLFFTSLLYNNSTDHKKGVAKYSANAEMCRLTEQVVFSDPYRVSKFNRWTSPYLDKDAEAVREDDELKLEAAELKSMFIERAQALIHGDLHTASIMVTTGSTQIIDSEFGFYGPMGYHIGAFLGNLILAYYAQNGHADQANDRKAYKKWILKAIEESWNLFQKKFIELWNKHKEGNGEAYLPDIYNNSKLLSVAQKKYMTNLFHDGLGFGSAKMIRNEEDVLRDVQIVHTMIDREIAAGTDPGDVFVFGLSQGGALSIASVLLYPKALGGCAVFGGFLPFDSSSFAARLTDEAKKTPVLWIHGGADSLIPVQEGRDGVKFLRGLGMSCEFKEYDRLGHTPAPYELEHCERWASEIAVGEGKHGHGRQGPGEKGGRQGTATGTRSKSKFLLFCGVFNLFSK; via the exons ATGACGCGGGAGCGCGCCTACTTCGAGGCCTCCACGCTGCGTGAGCACGGCCGCCTGTGCCCGGAGCACACCCCCGAGGTGTACCACTTCGACCGGGCCATGTCGCTGATGGGGATGCGCTACATCGAGCCCCCGCACATCATCCTCCGCAAGGGCCTCATCGCCGGCGTCGAGTACCCGCTGCTCGCTGACCACATGTCCGATTACATGGCCAAGACGCTCTTCTTCACCTCCCTCCTCTATAACAACAGCACGGATCATAAGAAAGGAG TTGCTAAGTACTCTGCGAACGCGGAGATGTGTAGGCTCACGGAGCAAGTTGTGTTCTCGGATCCATACCGCGTCTCCAAATTTAATCGGTGGACCTCGCCTTATCTTGACAAAGATGCTGAGGCAGTTCGAGAGGATGATGAGCTCAAGTTGGAAGCGGCTGAATTGAAATCGAT GTTTATCGAGAGAGCTCAGGCTCTGATTCATGGAGATCTCCACACTGCTTCTATCATGGTGACCACAGGTTCAACTCAAATCATTGATTCAGAGTTTGGGTTCTATGGGCCAATGGGTTATCACATTGGAGCCTTCCTTGGAAACCTGATTTTGGCATACTATGCACAGAATGGGCATGCTGATCAAGCGAACGATCGTAAA GCTTACAAGAAATGGATCTTGAAGGCAATTGAAGAGTCGTGGAATTTGTTCCAGAAAAAGTTCATTGAACTATGGAATAAACACAAAGAAGGGAATGGGGAGGCGTACCTGCCTGATATATACAACAACTCAAAGCTTTTGAGTGTTGCTCAGAAGAAGTACATGACAAACCTATTCCATGATGGCCTTGGGTTTGGTTCGGCCAAAATGATCAG GAATGAGGAGGATGTGCTGAGAGATGTCCAGATCGTGCACACTATGATCGACAGGGAAATCGCGGCCGGGACAGACCCGGGAGACGTGTTCGTGTTTGGGCTCAGCCAAGGAG GTGCCCTGAGCATAGCAAGCGTGCTGCTCTACCCTAAGGCTCTGGGCGGCTGCGCAGTCTTCGGTGGCTTCCTCCCCTTCGACTCCTCCTCCTTTGCTGCCAGGTTGACAGACGAAGCAAAGAAG ACGCCTGTTTTGTGGATCCACGGGGGAGCCGATTCGCTGATCCCGGTCCAGGAAGGGCGAGACGGGGTGAAGTTCCTGCGAGGACTCGGCATGAGCTGCGAGTTCAAG GAATACGACAGGCTCGGGCACACACCGGCGCCGTACGAACTGGAGCACTGCGAGCGGTGGGCGTCGGAGATCGCTGTGGGCGAGGGCAAGCATGGGCACGGACGACAAGGCCCTGGGGAGAAGGGTGGCCGTCAGGGGACGGCGACGGGGACGAGGAGCAAGAGCAAGTTTTTGTTGTTCTGCGGGGTTTTCAACCTCTTCTCCAAATAG
- the LOC136497917 gene encoding methylthioribose kinase 2-like isoform X5: MTRERAYFEASTLREHGRLCPEHTPEVYHFDRAMSLMGMRYIEPPHIILRKGLIAGVEYPLLADHMSDYMAKTLFFTSLLYNNSTDHKKGVAKYSANAEMCRLTEQVVFSDPYRVSKFNRWTSPYLDKDAEAVREDDELKLEAAELKSMFIERAQALIHGDLHTASIMVTTGSTQIIDSEFGFYGPMGYHIGAFLGNLILAYYAQNGHADQANDRKAYKKWILKAIEESWNLFQKKFIELWNKHKEGNGEAYLPDIYNNSKLLSVAQKKYMTNLFHDGLGFGSAKMISWFGQSQFAVESSLEHGGYDVALRGGGRTETRFTIFSSRSLPSRSRAASSSPSLSSDSDRWEGAHARRGVRWLRGVAARAGRLRPRQRVHRRPLLRGRLQRRPLVLPPPRPPPPLHATVGACAFTTPPASVRATACSSLLLLTAIPCAKFAGGMRMPSWFDIHDTPITSKSVRNEEDVLRDVQIVHTMIDREIAAGTDPGDVFVFGLSQGGSRNRMPVFPFILISIFHVTQH, from the exons ATGACGCGGGAGCGCGCCTACTTCGAGGCCTCCACGCTGCGTGAGCACGGCCGCCTGTGCCCGGAGCACACCCCCGAGGTGTACCACTTCGACCGGGCCATGTCGCTGATGGGGATGCGCTACATCGAGCCCCCGCACATCATCCTCCGCAAGGGCCTCATCGCCGGCGTCGAGTACCCGCTGCTCGCTGACCACATGTCCGATTACATGGCCAAGACGCTCTTCTTCACCTCCCTCCTCTATAACAACAGCACGGATCATAAGAAAGGAG TTGCTAAGTACTCTGCGAACGCGGAGATGTGTAGGCTCACGGAGCAAGTTGTGTTCTCGGATCCATACCGCGTCTCCAAATTTAATCGGTGGACCTCGCCTTATCTTGACAAAGATGCTGAGGCAGTTCGAGAGGATGATGAGCTCAAGTTGGAAGCGGCTGAATTGAAATCGAT GTTTATCGAGAGAGCTCAGGCTCTGATTCATGGAGATCTCCACACTGCTTCTATCATGGTGACCACAGGTTCAACTCAAATCATTGATTCAGAGTTTGGGTTCTATGGGCCAATGGGTTATCACATTGGAGCCTTCCTTGGAAACCTGATTTTGGCATACTATGCACAGAATGGGCATGCTGATCAAGCGAACGATCGTAAA GCTTACAAGAAATGGATCTTGAAGGCAATTGAAGAGTCGTGGAATTTGTTCCAGAAAAAGTTCATTGAACTATGGAATAAACACAAAGAAGGGAATGGGGAGGCGTACCTGCCTGATATATACAACAACTCAAAGCTTTTGAGTGTTGCTCAGAAGAAGTACATGACAAACCTATTCCATGATGGCCTTGGGTTTGGTTCGGCCAAAATGATCAG TTGGTTTGGTCAAAGTCAATTCGCCGTGGAAAGTTCACTTGAGCATGGTGGCTATGATGTTGCTTTACGGGGAGGAGGACGAACCGAGACTAGATTCACCATCTTCTCCTCTCGATCGCTGCCCTCAAGATCAAGGGCTGCGTCGTCGTCTCCGTCCCTGAGCTCAGACTCAGACAGATGGGAAGGAGCGCACGCGCGCCGCGGGGTCCGGTGGCTTCGTGGTGTGGCTGCACGGGCTGGGCGACTGCGGCCGCGCCAACGAGTTCATCGCCGACCACTTCTCCGCGGCCGCCTTCAGCGACGCCCGCTGGTCCTTCCCCCACCGCGCCCACCGCCCCCGTTACATGCAACCGTCGGTGCCTGCGCCTTCACGACGCCTCCGGCTTCGGTTCGTGCCACTGCTTGCTCCTCGTTGCTGCTGCTGACCGCGATTCCGTGTGCTAAATTCGCAGGTGGCATGCGCATGCCTTCGTGGTTCGACATCCACGACACGCCCATTACTTCG AAATCCGTCAGGAATGAGGAGGATGTGCTGAGAGATGTCCAGATCGTGCACACTATGATCGACAGGGAAATCGCGGCCGGGACAGACCCGGGAGACGTGTTCGTGTTTGGGCTCAGCCAAGGAGGTAGTAGAAATAGAATGCCTGTATTTCCTTTCATTCTGATCAGCATTTTCCATGTGACTCAACACTGA
- the LOC136497917 gene encoding uncharacterized protein isoform X1 — protein MTRERAYFEASTLREHGRLCPEHTPEVYHFDRAMSLMGMRYIEPPHIILRKGLIAGVEYPLLADHMSDYMAKTLFFTSLLYNNSTDHKKGVAKYSANAEMCRLTEQVVFSDPYRVSKFNRWTSPYLDKDAEAVREDDELKLEAAELKSMFIERAQALIHGDLHTASIMVTTGSTQIIDSEFGFYGPMGYHIGAFLGNLILAYYAQNGHADQANDRKAYKKWILKAIEESWNLFQKKFIELWNKHKEGNGEAYLPDIYNNSKLLSVAQKKYMTNLFHDGLGFGSAKMISWFGQSQFAVESSLEHGGYDVALRGGGRTETRFTIFSSRSLPSRSRAASSSPSLSSDSDRWEGAHARRGVRWLRGVAARAGRLRPRQRVHRRPLLRGRLQRRPLVLPPPRPPPPLHATVGACAFTTPPASVRATACSSLLLLTAIPCAKFAGGMRMPSWFDIHDTPITSKSVRNEEDVLRDVQIVHTMIDREIAAGTDPGDVFVFGLSQGGALSIASVLLYPKALGGCAVFGGFLPFDSSSFAARLTDEAKKTPVLWIHGGADSLIPVQEGRDGVKFLRGLGMSCEFKEYDRLGHTPAPYELEHCERWASEIAVGEGKHGHGRQGPGEKGGRQGTATGTRSKSKFLLFCGVFNLFSK, from the exons ATGACGCGGGAGCGCGCCTACTTCGAGGCCTCCACGCTGCGTGAGCACGGCCGCCTGTGCCCGGAGCACACCCCCGAGGTGTACCACTTCGACCGGGCCATGTCGCTGATGGGGATGCGCTACATCGAGCCCCCGCACATCATCCTCCGCAAGGGCCTCATCGCCGGCGTCGAGTACCCGCTGCTCGCTGACCACATGTCCGATTACATGGCCAAGACGCTCTTCTTCACCTCCCTCCTCTATAACAACAGCACGGATCATAAGAAAGGAG TTGCTAAGTACTCTGCGAACGCGGAGATGTGTAGGCTCACGGAGCAAGTTGTGTTCTCGGATCCATACCGCGTCTCCAAATTTAATCGGTGGACCTCGCCTTATCTTGACAAAGATGCTGAGGCAGTTCGAGAGGATGATGAGCTCAAGTTGGAAGCGGCTGAATTGAAATCGAT GTTTATCGAGAGAGCTCAGGCTCTGATTCATGGAGATCTCCACACTGCTTCTATCATGGTGACCACAGGTTCAACTCAAATCATTGATTCAGAGTTTGGGTTCTATGGGCCAATGGGTTATCACATTGGAGCCTTCCTTGGAAACCTGATTTTGGCATACTATGCACAGAATGGGCATGCTGATCAAGCGAACGATCGTAAA GCTTACAAGAAATGGATCTTGAAGGCAATTGAAGAGTCGTGGAATTTGTTCCAGAAAAAGTTCATTGAACTATGGAATAAACACAAAGAAGGGAATGGGGAGGCGTACCTGCCTGATATATACAACAACTCAAAGCTTTTGAGTGTTGCTCAGAAGAAGTACATGACAAACCTATTCCATGATGGCCTTGGGTTTGGTTCGGCCAAAATGATCAG TTGGTTTGGTCAAAGTCAATTCGCCGTGGAAAGTTCACTTGAGCATGGTGGCTATGATGTTGCTTTACGGGGAGGAGGACGAACCGAGACTAGATTCACCATCTTCTCCTCTCGATCGCTGCCCTCAAGATCAAGGGCTGCGTCGTCGTCTCCGTCCCTGAGCTCAGACTCAGACAGATGGGAAGGAGCGCACGCGCGCCGCGGGGTCCGGTGGCTTCGTGGTGTGGCTGCACGGGCTGGGCGACTGCGGCCGCGCCAACGAGTTCATCGCCGACCACTTCTCCGCGGCCGCCTTCAGCGACGCCCGCTGGTCCTTCCCCCACCGCGCCCACCGCCCCCGTTACATGCAACCGTCGGTGCCTGCGCCTTCACGACGCCTCCGGCTTCGGTTCGTGCCACTGCTTGCTCCTCGTTGCTGCTGCTGACCGCGATTCCGTGTGCTAAATTCGCAGGTGGCATGCGCATGCCTTCGTGGTTCGACATCCACGACACGCCCATTACTTCG AAATCCGTCAGGAATGAGGAGGATGTGCTGAGAGATGTCCAGATCGTGCACACTATGATCGACAGGGAAATCGCGGCCGGGACAGACCCGGGAGACGTGTTCGTGTTTGGGCTCAGCCAAGGAG GTGCCCTGAGCATAGCAAGCGTGCTGCTCTACCCTAAGGCTCTGGGCGGCTGCGCAGTCTTCGGTGGCTTCCTCCCCTTCGACTCCTCCTCCTTTGCTGCCAGGTTGACAGACGAAGCAAAGAAG ACGCCTGTTTTGTGGATCCACGGGGGAGCCGATTCGCTGATCCCGGTCCAGGAAGGGCGAGACGGGGTGAAGTTCCTGCGAGGACTCGGCATGAGCTGCGAGTTCAAG GAATACGACAGGCTCGGGCACACACCGGCGCCGTACGAACTGGAGCACTGCGAGCGGTGGGCGTCGGAGATCGCTGTGGGCGAGGGCAAGCATGGGCACGGACGACAAGGCCCTGGGGAGAAGGGTGGCCGTCAGGGGACGGCGACGGGGACGAGGAGCAAGAGCAAGTTTTTGTTGTTCTGCGGGGTTTTCAACCTCTTCTCCAAATAG
- the LOC136497917 gene encoding uncharacterized protein isoform X4: protein MCRLTEQVVFSDPYRVSKFNRWTSPYLDKDAEAVREDDELKLEAAELKSMFIERAQALIHGDLHTASIMVTTGSTQIIDSEFGFYGPMGYHIGAFLGNLILAYYAQNGHADQANDRKAYKKWILKAIEESWNLFQKKFIELWNKHKEGNGEAYLPDIYNNSKLLSVAQKKYMTNLFHDGLGFGSAKMISWFGQSQFAVESSLEHGGYDVALRGGGRTETRFTIFSSRSLPSRSRAASSSPSLSSDSDRWEGAHARRGVRWLRGVAARAGRLRPRQRVHRRPLLRGRLQRRPLVLPPPRPPPPLHATVGACAFTTPPASVRATACSSLLLLTAIPCAKFAGGMRMPSWFDIHDTPITSKSVRNEEDVLRDVQIVHTMIDREIAAGTDPGDVFVFGLSQGGALSIASVLLYPKALGGCAVFGGFLPFDSSSFAARLTDEAKKTPVLWIHGGADSLIPVQEGRDGVKFLRGLGMSCEFKEYDRLGHTPAPYELEHCERWASEIAVGEGKHGHGRQGPGEKGGRQGTATGTRSKSKFLLFCGVFNLFSK from the exons ATGTGTAGGCTCACGGAGCAAGTTGTGTTCTCGGATCCATACCGCGTCTCCAAATTTAATCGGTGGACCTCGCCTTATCTTGACAAAGATGCTGAGGCAGTTCGAGAGGATGATGAGCTCAAGTTGGAAGCGGCTGAATTGAAATCGAT GTTTATCGAGAGAGCTCAGGCTCTGATTCATGGAGATCTCCACACTGCTTCTATCATGGTGACCACAGGTTCAACTCAAATCATTGATTCAGAGTTTGGGTTCTATGGGCCAATGGGTTATCACATTGGAGCCTTCCTTGGAAACCTGATTTTGGCATACTATGCACAGAATGGGCATGCTGATCAAGCGAACGATCGTAAA GCTTACAAGAAATGGATCTTGAAGGCAATTGAAGAGTCGTGGAATTTGTTCCAGAAAAAGTTCATTGAACTATGGAATAAACACAAAGAAGGGAATGGGGAGGCGTACCTGCCTGATATATACAACAACTCAAAGCTTTTGAGTGTTGCTCAGAAGAAGTACATGACAAACCTATTCCATGATGGCCTTGGGTTTGGTTCGGCCAAAATGATCAG TTGGTTTGGTCAAAGTCAATTCGCCGTGGAAAGTTCACTTGAGCATGGTGGCTATGATGTTGCTTTACGGGGAGGAGGACGAACCGAGACTAGATTCACCATCTTCTCCTCTCGATCGCTGCCCTCAAGATCAAGGGCTGCGTCGTCGTCTCCGTCCCTGAGCTCAGACTCAGACAGATGGGAAGGAGCGCACGCGCGCCGCGGGGTCCGGTGGCTTCGTGGTGTGGCTGCACGGGCTGGGCGACTGCGGCCGCGCCAACGAGTTCATCGCCGACCACTTCTCCGCGGCCGCCTTCAGCGACGCCCGCTGGTCCTTCCCCCACCGCGCCCACCGCCCCCGTTACATGCAACCGTCGGTGCCTGCGCCTTCACGACGCCTCCGGCTTCGGTTCGTGCCACTGCTTGCTCCTCGTTGCTGCTGCTGACCGCGATTCCGTGTGCTAAATTCGCAGGTGGCATGCGCATGCCTTCGTGGTTCGACATCCACGACACGCCCATTACTTCG AAATCCGTCAGGAATGAGGAGGATGTGCTGAGAGATGTCCAGATCGTGCACACTATGATCGACAGGGAAATCGCGGCCGGGACAGACCCGGGAGACGTGTTCGTGTTTGGGCTCAGCCAAGGAG GTGCCCTGAGCATAGCAAGCGTGCTGCTCTACCCTAAGGCTCTGGGCGGCTGCGCAGTCTTCGGTGGCTTCCTCCCCTTCGACTCCTCCTCCTTTGCTGCCAGGTTGACAGACGAAGCAAAGAAG ACGCCTGTTTTGTGGATCCACGGGGGAGCCGATTCGCTGATCCCGGTCCAGGAAGGGCGAGACGGGGTGAAGTTCCTGCGAGGACTCGGCATGAGCTGCGAGTTCAAG GAATACGACAGGCTCGGGCACACACCGGCGCCGTACGAACTGGAGCACTGCGAGCGGTGGGCGTCGGAGATCGCTGTGGGCGAGGGCAAGCATGGGCACGGACGACAAGGCCCTGGGGAGAAGGGTGGCCGTCAGGGGACGGCGACGGGGACGAGGAGCAAGAGCAAGTTTTTGTTGTTCTGCGGGGTTTTCAACCTCTTCTCCAAATAG
- the LOC136497917 gene encoding uncharacterized protein isoform X3 translates to MTRERAYFEASTLREHGRLCPEHTPEVYHFDRAMSLMGMRYIEPPHIILRKGLIAGVEYPLLADHMSDYMAKTLFFTSLLYNNSTDHKKGVAKYSANAEMCRLTEQVVFSDPYRVSKFNRWTSPYLDKDAEAVREDDELKLEAAELKSMFIERAQALIHGDLHTASIMVTTGSTQIIDSEFGFYGPMGYHIGAFLGNLILAYYAQNGHADQANDRKAYKKWILKAIEESWNLFQKKFIELWNKHKEGNGEAYLPDIYNNSKLLSVAQKKYMTNLFHDGLGFGSAKMISWFGQSQFAVESSLEHGGYDVALRGGGRTETRFTIFSSRSLPSRSRAASSSPSLSSDSDRWEGAHARRGVRWLRGVAARAGRLRPRQRVHRRPLLRGRLQRRPLVACACLRGSTSTTRPLLRNEEDVLRDVQIVHTMIDREIAAGTDPGDVFVFGLSQGGALSIASVLLYPKALGGCAVFGGFLPFDSSSFAARLTDEAKKTPVLWIHGGADSLIPVQEGRDGVKFLRGLGMSCEFKEYDRLGHTPAPYELEHCERWASEIAVGEGKHGHGRQGPGEKGGRQGTATGTRSKSKFLLFCGVFNLFSK, encoded by the exons ATGACGCGGGAGCGCGCCTACTTCGAGGCCTCCACGCTGCGTGAGCACGGCCGCCTGTGCCCGGAGCACACCCCCGAGGTGTACCACTTCGACCGGGCCATGTCGCTGATGGGGATGCGCTACATCGAGCCCCCGCACATCATCCTCCGCAAGGGCCTCATCGCCGGCGTCGAGTACCCGCTGCTCGCTGACCACATGTCCGATTACATGGCCAAGACGCTCTTCTTCACCTCCCTCCTCTATAACAACAGCACGGATCATAAGAAAGGAG TTGCTAAGTACTCTGCGAACGCGGAGATGTGTAGGCTCACGGAGCAAGTTGTGTTCTCGGATCCATACCGCGTCTCCAAATTTAATCGGTGGACCTCGCCTTATCTTGACAAAGATGCTGAGGCAGTTCGAGAGGATGATGAGCTCAAGTTGGAAGCGGCTGAATTGAAATCGAT GTTTATCGAGAGAGCTCAGGCTCTGATTCATGGAGATCTCCACACTGCTTCTATCATGGTGACCACAGGTTCAACTCAAATCATTGATTCAGAGTTTGGGTTCTATGGGCCAATGGGTTATCACATTGGAGCCTTCCTTGGAAACCTGATTTTGGCATACTATGCACAGAATGGGCATGCTGATCAAGCGAACGATCGTAAA GCTTACAAGAAATGGATCTTGAAGGCAATTGAAGAGTCGTGGAATTTGTTCCAGAAAAAGTTCATTGAACTATGGAATAAACACAAAGAAGGGAATGGGGAGGCGTACCTGCCTGATATATACAACAACTCAAAGCTTTTGAGTGTTGCTCAGAAGAAGTACATGACAAACCTATTCCATGATGGCCTTGGGTTTGGTTCGGCCAAAATGATCAG TTGGTTTGGTCAAAGTCAATTCGCCGTGGAAAGTTCACTTGAGCATGGTGGCTATGATGTTGCTTTACGGGGAGGAGGACGAACCGAGACTAGATTCACCATCTTCTCCTCTCGATCGCTGCCCTCAAGATCAAGGGCTGCGTCGTCGTCTCCGTCCCTGAGCTCAGACTCAGACAGATGGGAAGGAGCGCACGCGCGCCGCGGGGTCCGGTGGCTTCGTGGTGTGGCTGCACGGGCTGGGCGACTGCGGCCGCGCCAACGAGTTCATCGCCGACCACTTCTCCGCGGCCGCCTTCAGCGACGCCCGCTG GTGGCATGCGCATGCCTTCGTGGTTCGACATCCACGACACGCCCATTACTTCG GAATGAGGAGGATGTGCTGAGAGATGTCCAGATCGTGCACACTATGATCGACAGGGAAATCGCGGCCGGGACAGACCCGGGAGACGTGTTCGTGTTTGGGCTCAGCCAAGGAG GTGCCCTGAGCATAGCAAGCGTGCTGCTCTACCCTAAGGCTCTGGGCGGCTGCGCAGTCTTCGGTGGCTTCCTCCCCTTCGACTCCTCCTCCTTTGCTGCCAGGTTGACAGACGAAGCAAAGAAG ACGCCTGTTTTGTGGATCCACGGGGGAGCCGATTCGCTGATCCCGGTCCAGGAAGGGCGAGACGGGGTGAAGTTCCTGCGAGGACTCGGCATGAGCTGCGAGTTCAAG GAATACGACAGGCTCGGGCACACACCGGCGCCGTACGAACTGGAGCACTGCGAGCGGTGGGCGTCGGAGATCGCTGTGGGCGAGGGCAAGCATGGGCACGGACGACAAGGCCCTGGGGAGAAGGGTGGCCGTCAGGGGACGGCGACGGGGACGAGGAGCAAGAGCAAGTTTTTGTTGTTCTGCGGGGTTTTCAACCTCTTCTCCAAATAG